A stretch of the Tachyglossus aculeatus isolate mTacAcu1 chromosome 6, mTacAcu1.pri, whole genome shotgun sequence genome encodes the following:
- the TAF7L gene encoding transcription initiation factor TFIID subunit 7-like, with protein MTITKQKMSKSKDDAPHELESQYILRLPSEWAATVRRAVQSASVSPRDRVTIELHPDGRHGIVRVDRVPLAAKLVDLPCSIGSLKTIDKKTFYKTADICQMLVCTVDGELYPPPEEPAATTDPKASKRKDKDREKKFTWNHGITLPLKNVRKRRFRKTAKKKYIESPDVEKEVKRLLSTDAEAVSVRWEVIAEDETKEAENHGSLTDISSPGLSGHKQGHGSSEHDELREIFNDISSSSDDEDERDHHDDEDINIIDTEEDLERQLQDKLSQPDGQQHPENEGANQIVMGIQKQIETLKGKLQETQERAKRQEDLIMKVENLALKTRLQAVLDEHKQQEEREKQQLSSLQEQMDSLLEK; from the exons ATGACGATCACAA AGCAAAAGATGAGCAAGAGCAAGGACGACGCCCCCCATGAGCTGGAGAGCCAGTATATACTGCGCCTGCCTTCG GAGTGGGCCGCCACGGTGCGCAGGGCGGTGCAGTCCGCCAGCGTCAGCCCGAGGGACCGAGTGACCATCGAGCTGCACC CGGACGGGCGTCACGGGATCGTCCGAGTGGACCGGGTCCCGTTAGCCGCCAAGCTGGTGGACCTGCCCTGCAGCATCGGCAGCCTGAAAACCATCGATAAAAAGACCTTCTACAAGACGGCAGACATCTGCCAA ATGCTGGTGTGCACCGTGGACGGCGAGCTGTACCCTCCTCCGGAAGAGCCCGCGGCCACCACAGACCCCAAAGCGAGCAAGAGGAAGGACAAAGACCGAGAGAAGAAGTTCACCTGGAACCACGGCA TCACGCTGCCCTTGAAGAACGTCAGAAAGCGGCGGTTCAGGAAGACAGCCAAGAAGAAG TACATCGAATCTCCGGACGTGGAgaaggaagtgaagcgactgctgAGCACCGACGCCGAAGCCGTCAGCGTCC GCTGGGAGGTCATCGCCGAAGACGAAACGAAGGAAGCGGAGAACCACGGCTCGCTCACGGACATCTCCTCTCCGGGGCTGTCTGGCCACAAGCAGGGCCACGGCTCTTCGG AGCACGACGAGCTGCGGGAGATATTTAAcgacatcagcagcagcagcgacgATGAAGACGAGCGGGATCACCACGACGACGAAGACATCAACATCATCGACACGGAGGAGGACCTGGAGAGGCAGCTCCAGGACAAGCTGAGCCAGCCGGACGGCCAGCAGCACCCGGAAAACGAGGGAGCCAATCAGATAG TAATGGGCATTCAGAAGCAGATCGAGACCCTGAAGGGTAAGCTGCAGGAGACGCAGGAGAGGGCGAAACGCCAGGAGGACCTCATCATGAAGGTGGAAAACCTGGCCCTCAAG ACTCGACTTCAGGCCGTGCTGGACGAGCATAAGCAACAGGAAGAGCGAGAGAAGCAGCAG CTCAGCTCCCTGCAGGAACAGATGGATTCCCTCCTGGAGAAGTGA